A genomic window from Terrisporobacter glycolicus ATCC 14880 = DSM 1288 includes:
- the rimP gene encoding ribosome maturation factor RimP — protein sequence MKKNIATEIEQIVLPITEANDLELVDVEYVKEGGEFFLRVYIDKEGGVSLNECELVTRALNPILDEKDPIKDNYYLEVSSPGLDRPLKKDKDFVKYQGRDVEIKLYKSIDGSKLHEGELVGLTEEKNIKVIIDNKEVEFNKKDVALIRLAIKF from the coding sequence ATGAAAAAGAACATAGCTACTGAAATAGAACAAATAGTATTACCTATAACAGAAGCCAACGATTTAGAGTTAGTAGATGTTGAATATGTTAAAGAAGGTGGAGAATTCTTCCTTAGAGTTTACATCGATAAAGAAGGCGGAGTTTCTTTAAATGAATGTGAATTAGTTACGAGAGCATTAAATCCAATTCTAGATGAAAAAGATCCAATTAAAGATAACTATTATTTAGAAGTATCATCTCCTGGTCTTGATAGACCACTTAAAAAAGATAAAGACTTTGTGAAATACCAAGGTAGAGATGTGGAAATAAAGCTTTACAAATCAATTGACGGTTCTAAATTACATGAAGGGGAGCTTGTTGGTTTAACAGAAGAGAAAAATATTAAAGTTATAATAGATAATAAAGAGGTTGAATTCAATAAAAAAGATGTTGCGCTTATTAGATTAGCTATTAAGTTTTAG
- a CDS encoding YgjV family protein, whose protein sequence is MFSFEYIELVGYAASILIAISLTMTDIYKLRIINSIGCLMFVIYGLNVGAYPVALANAIIIIINIYNLYKLKGPNNKS, encoded by the coding sequence ATGTTTAGTTTTGAGTATATAGAGCTAGTGGGATATGCAGCATCTATTTTAATTGCCATATCCCTTACAATGACAGATATTTATAAATTAAGAATAATAAACTCCATAGGGTGTTTGATGTTTGTTATATATGGTTTAAATGTTGGTGCTTATCCTGTAGCTTTAGCTAATGCTATAATAATTATTATAAATATTTATAACTTATATAAACTAAAAGGACCAAATAATAAAAGTTAA